In a single window of the Trichocoleus sp. genome:
- a CDS encoding ABC transporter ATP-binding protein, giving the protein MMPPPIITLSDVSKVYNNGTVALKDLNLTIEQGQFVSLLGPSGCGKSTVLRIMAGLGQMSTGHLAWGSDRMQQRLAFVFQEAALMPWATVEQNVGLPLKLAGLTKRASASAVAEAIELVDLKGFERAYPRQLSGGMKMRVSIARALVTKPEILLLDEPFGALDEMTRSRLNSDLLDLWSQKQWTVVFVTHNIYEAVYLSNRVVVMAARPGRVVADVPIDAPYPRTEAFRTSPLYNDYCRYLSMTLLQSGNPLPQIERTVDWADAESPAL; this is encoded by the coding sequence ATGATGCCCCCACCCATCATTACCCTTAGTGATGTCAGCAAGGTTTATAACAACGGCACAGTTGCCCTGAAAGACTTAAATCTGACCATTGAACAGGGGCAGTTTGTTAGCTTGCTGGGTCCATCTGGCTGTGGAAAAAGTACAGTGCTGCGGATCATGGCAGGTTTGGGGCAGATGAGTACAGGTCACCTTGCTTGGGGCAGCGATCGGATGCAGCAGCGTCTAGCGTTCGTGTTTCAGGAAGCGGCGCTCATGCCCTGGGCAACGGTTGAGCAAAACGTGGGGCTGCCCCTGAAGCTGGCTGGACTGACCAAACGAGCATCTGCCTCAGCGGTGGCGGAAGCGATCGAGCTTGTGGATTTGAAAGGGTTTGAGCGGGCTTATCCGCGCCAGTTGTCGGGTGGGATGAAAATGCGAGTCTCGATCGCCCGTGCCCTGGTAACAAAGCCAGAAATCCTGCTGCTGGATGAGCCATTTGGGGCGCTGGATGAAATGACGCGCAGCCGCCTCAACAGCGATTTGCTCGACCTCTGGAGCCAAAAGCAATGGACGGTGGTCTTTGTGACGCACAATATCTACGAAGCAGTGTACTTGTCGAATCGGGTTGTGGTGATGGCAGCCCGTCCGGGGCGAGTGGTCGCAGATGTGCCGATCGACGCTCCTTATCCCCGAACTGAAGCCTTCCGCACCTCACCGCTATACAACGACTATTGCCGCTATCTTTCCATGACGCTGCTGCAATCCGGCAATCCATTACCGCAGATTGAACGCACAGTTGATTGGGCAGACGCAGAATCGCCAGCACTATGA
- a CDS encoding ABC transporter permease: MNSDINSDGFEAPKNHSLAPAWVSRLLSPEVIAPTIVGLLVLLIWEVGVRVTHTPPYILPGPLLVVQTLIQEWGTLFPSLLITLKITIVAFVAAVVSGLLVAILFTQSKWIERSLFPYAVILQTTPIVAIAPLIILWVRQIVPDESSTFVSLVICAWIVAFFPILSNTTLGLNSADHHLRNLFQLYHASRWQTLLYLRLPSAMPYFLGGLRISGGLALIGAVVAEFVAGTGGTQSGIAYQILISSFNLQIPRMFAALLLTTALGIIIFVVLTLVSDYVLRNWHESAVRREN; this comes from the coding sequence ATGAACTCAGACATTAATTCGGACGGTTTTGAAGCTCCAAAAAACCATAGCCTTGCTCCAGCCTGGGTTTCGCGACTCTTGTCGCCAGAGGTAATCGCACCGACGATCGTCGGGCTTCTGGTTTTGCTGATCTGGGAAGTAGGAGTCCGGGTCACCCATACGCCGCCTTATATCCTGCCTGGCCCGCTACTGGTGGTGCAGACTCTCATTCAAGAGTGGGGAACGCTGTTTCCGTCGCTGCTGATTACGCTCAAAATTACGATCGTTGCTTTTGTGGCAGCAGTGGTTTCGGGCTTGCTTGTGGCAATTCTGTTTACCCAGAGCAAATGGATTGAGCGCAGCCTTTTTCCTTATGCGGTGATTTTGCAAACGACGCCGATCGTTGCCATTGCGCCGCTGATTATTCTTTGGGTGAGACAGATTGTTCCAGATGAAAGTTCTACGTTTGTCTCACTCGTCATTTGTGCCTGGATTGTGGCGTTTTTTCCGATTCTGTCCAACACAACGCTGGGGCTAAACAGTGCAGACCACCATTTGAGGAATCTGTTTCAGCTTTATCACGCTTCTCGCTGGCAAACGCTGCTGTATTTGCGGCTTCCCAGTGCGATGCCCTACTTTTTGGGTGGTTTACGTATTAGTGGGGGTCTGGCGCTGATTGGGGCAGTGGTGGCGGAATTTGTTGCAGGGACAGGCGGCACCCAGTCGGGCATTGCCTACCAAATTTTGATTTCGAGTTTCAATTTGCAAATTCCCCGGATGTTTGCGGCGCTGCTGCTGACGACAGCCCTCGGTATCATCATTTTCGTGGTGCTGACGCTCGTCTCGGACTATGTGCTGCGGAATTGGCATGAGAGTGCAGTCCGACGAGAGAACTAA